DNA sequence from the Coffea arabica cultivar ET-39 chromosome 11c, Coffea Arabica ET-39 HiFi, whole genome shotgun sequence genome:
AAATCTTTAGAGCTCTCATGAATAACCAGGCAGGCGCACGGCCAAAAAGCGCAAAATCGCGTTAACAGCAAATTATGGGTTGCAATGTGATTGATAAAATCTCTGTCATACATCAAGAGTTATTGGTTCATAGAAATTTATATTTCACCAATAATTCTGTAGATCATATTTTATCAATCTATGTTtggttcatagtccaaaagacaCCAATCTAATTACATTACAACCAAATCCAGCAGAGTActtttaaaattcttcctttatccaaagaatttttttgaaataggtGGGAGATTGTTGTAAAATATAtagtatttcaaaaatattctttgTCTCACATCggaaaaaaatgagaagtatTATTTTCTCTGTCCCACATTGAGAAGTGAGAAGGGTTGCAgtctttgtcccacatcggaagTGAGAAGGGTTGCACCTCACTCTGAAGTCTATAAATAGGATCCACTTCTCCCTCAGAAAATCACCCCAGCAGCTTCAGTTAATATCTTTTGATAGctgctctatctctctctctctctctcttttattttttgttagttGATATCTTCCTGATAATTCTGTTCTCATcttcctttatatatatatatatctgctgGTTTTTAATTTGCTAGTTCTGGTCCTTCTAGTTTGCAACAAGAAGAAAGGTTGTCTTTCTTATTCGCAATAAATAGAAGAAGGCTTGTTTAATCCTGGGGAAATATTTCAATACTctgaaatagtttcttaggacagTGCTTTCTAGCACGACTCAAGCAGATAGTGTTAACATTGTTGTAGCTATTTATCCTACACAAAAGAAGAGTAATACCATAATCAGACAAATTCATATCATCATAGTAATTTAGACATAAATAAATGAGGGGATCCATGGTGAGGATCCCAATCCTATTCTATAATACCACAAGACATGACTTGCCGATTACCATAatggaaattaaagaaaggacAAAACACAAGCACTTATTTTATGCTATGCATCCGCAACTTCTCTAGTGAGCTTACATCATAGACCATACTTGCTACACTTTAtgacattaatttttttttttgtacgaGTAGTAGTACATAGTCGATTTGCAACTACTCGTTTGCGcttatcaattggaaatgaggAAGGGCCTTGACACCATCAAGGCCTTTAGAACCAAAATAGTGGATGTAATCAAGGAAGCTGGTTTCCCTGTATTTCTGCGGATTCTTGTCGGATAGAAGCTCCTTCACTGGCCCGTATGGCTTGGAttgattcttgtttcttgggtAAATGAAGCATGCAGCTGAAATTCTTGGACCAGCTCTTGTAGCTACTACTCTATGTTCCACACTCTTGAAATGATCGTTGGTAATCAGCTGCAAAATCGACGGGAAAACGAGATGCTAATTGTTAGAATGAAATCAAACTGGAGTAGTACTTGATCAACATGATGTTGAGAATATTATTTAGTTGTTATCTACCTGCAATAGATCTCCAGCGTTTACCAAAAGGGATCCCTGAACAGGAGTTACATCCACCCATTGGTTCTTGTGCAAGATTTGGAGACCACCAATGTTATCTTGCAAGAGGATTGTGAGGATATACGGGTCGGAGTGTTTCATTATGCCTATGGTCAAGTCAGGCTCTGGACATGGTGGATAATAATGACATAAAAGTCTCTGGATGTCGAAGCATTCCAAACTGGCAAGGTGGTTGCTGGATAGGCCTAGTGCTTCAGACAATAATTCAGCCAGCAGGTTTTTCAATCCATGCAAGCGATTGAGATAATCTCCAATTTCGTTTCTGCAATTCAATTCCAATgatccattaaaaaaaaaagaatctgtCAAAACATGCATTTATGTTAAAAATAAGATATTAAATTTGAAATCTTCTACACCGCTAGCAACCCTCTGGCTGTGCAAGTCGTTACTTTAACTGAAAAACTCCTAAAATTCTAGGAATTACCTGCAAATTTCAGGGAAGCTCCCCAGATCGATTTTGCTGGTGTCGTCGAAGTCACATGACAGGGTATCTCTCCATTGGGCAGTTTTGGTTTGATAAAGATCCCCCGTGGAATAATATTTCACCTTCCTGGTACAATCTCGGGTGTAGAATTCCATCCTCATTTCCTTCGGTTGCTCGTGAAATTCCCTGGTGCTTCTCAACAAGTTATCCAACACACCGGTGGGAATCCCATGATTAACCATTTGGAAGAAACCCCAGGTCTGCAATGCCTGACGGATTTCATCAACAATTTCAGCCCTTCTTGATGGGATCTCAGAGCCCTCAAGATCTATGGTGGGAACCTGCGGTAGGGGACTGTTGCTGCCTGCATCTCTGGTTGTTCTTCTAGCCTCTGACGACTCTCAGGTGGACAGATGAAAATTCTTGGGATCTTCGCTGCCCCAGAATCCACGAGTCCTCTTACGCCTACCTTGGTTTCATCGAACTGCTTCAATTCTCTCATCTTGTCATCGAGCTCTGGAAAAGTAGACATGATTCTTACTTTCTAGGTATTGAAACTGAAGGGGTTTTTTGCTCTTATATATAGCGCTTAAAGATAGCTCAGATGCTTGATTTGTTGGGACATTTTCGTTGGGGTTTATATAGGAGAAACTCCGGATCCTGTAAGATACCAAACTGTTTCTCCAAGTGACAAATTTCcaccaaataaaataaaaatgtgtaTAACCCAAAAAAAGGGATTGATTTCGTATATTAATGGCTATGAATGCATGACATGACATGTGTACAagaattgattttcaaatacaaattaaaattaaataacataTATTCATACCTGCTATTAAAAAAACATTATTTTACTTTTGATCTATGCTGACGCAAGACCTCAATAAAGAAATAGTGTTGAGTAGTTCAACCAAATTTGATTTCTTACTCAGCTATTAGCAATTTGTCAATCCAcgaaagaataataataatgtagTATGGAGTTGGCTTCTTTTCCATTAAACAAATAGAGCAACAGTCATAGGGCTTCTTTTTCTTATAAAAGATTAGAGAGCCTTTTTTTTCCATTATTTACTATCcatcctttctttttcattgtGATTATTATCCAGCTAAAAGCTTCCCTGTTTGCATTTAATGGTTAGAAAAGTTTAATTCCTTTAGCCGATTATAAATTTTAGTACGTTTTCCTCAGTTTTTGATTTTGTTACGAACCTTTTTCTCCAATCCTTTTAAGGTAGCATCTTACGTTCTCAAGGACTTCTGTGCAAGCTCTGATATGTTTTCAACTTGAGAAAGCAGGGCAGCTCCTTggattcattttatttttcttttgtaaaaCAATCAGAAGAATATGtcattatttttatttcctaCTTCTTAGCACTGATGTAGTAGGGTTTAGGAAATAGGAAGGAGAAATTGAATGCTGAAACTCTGATTTATGAGATTTTAATTTTAACTATTAGATCAAATCCTATTCAGTTCGTTTAATTTAAAACCACATTTGTGCCCCAGATACATTATATATATTTGGGCACAAAGTCCCAGTGGCCCTCAAACTATTAGCCGGATGAACTTTTGATCcccaaacaattaaaagtaaactTTTGGCTCTCAATCTATTCAAAGTACAAAACGTTAGACCTTCTGTCAAATTCAGCAGTTGATATTGAAGGAAACAACGACCACGTGAGACGCACGCCGAAATATGAAGGtgtgacgcccctacttctcccaagggcgaacccaagggtatctgcgggatgcttgcccaactctcgctaggattcggtacaaattcaattcaaacttaagaataaccaatcAGTATTAACAGTCAAAAATATAAAGGAAGGTCAATTTCTTAATAATCgatcaagtcttacatcataagttaCCTAAAATATCTTacaatcccaaaatatacagcttccaaaagttgactaaatgaatacattcaaaattctaataaaaggCCATCAAGTCGACCTTtccataattccttccatttcagctcctgttaaagaaagcaagtttaacggggtgagcggatgctcgtgaggccaagaaaacatgcaagacaagtaattcaataataatagcacttacacaatagtgaaaactataacattcaaggaatttcataatttataataaacacCCTTGAGTAGGATGCAGGAGCTGTCAGGAGCTaattttcaattgttttaccTAAGTTCAATTTAATACCTTCTTGTGACGACACCCGGTCACCGGGGTAGGTAATCAAATTCGTAGCACTTCACTTATTCCATTTATgtttctgagacgactcgagaggtacctctcacccgaatcggtgtggtacttactatcgttcagaggtcgatgagactCCGCTCCAATTGACTTAGCATGATTTAGGGTACTgaaacgactcgagaggtacctcccaccaaatcggtgtgaTACGTACAAtcgttcagtggtcgatgagacatcgttccaatcgacttagaatgcttTAGGGTTCTGAGGCGATTCGAGAGGTATCTCCCACCCAAATcagtgtggtacttgctattgTTCAGAGGTCTAGGGTATTGAGATGACTCGAGTGGTACCTCCCACttgaatcggtgtggtacttataATCGTTCAGTTAATAGGTCTGAGTCGATTCGAGAGGTACttcccaccaaatcggtgtggcacttactatcgttcagaggtcgatgagacatcgttccaatcgacttatgcagccatagcatatttTTCAAGTCAAGTCATGTCAGATCAAGCAAGTCAGGTCAGGTCAAGACAAGTCAGgtcaagcaagtcaagtcaggTCAAGCAAGTCACGTCAGGTCAAGGAAGTCAGGCCAGGTCAAGCGAGTCAAGTTAGGACaagcatgagtcatttatttcaaatgaaaacgagtgcgataaagtacacactcggttcggcaagtttacgtatcatgtataacacttgtacaactaatatttcaatcacataagcatttaacacatacttgacactcaccaaataaacaaagaagAACTATCACTTGACGTTCAGGTGTCCACTGTGGAATtctcttgaaggttctcgtaCGAGgctgagcaattaatagtgaactATCATTTATATACCCCAATTATCACGAATGGTTGTACGCTTGTACCATCCAAAAAAATCTCACAAAAGCGAGCCTAAATTATTCGCGAATCAAGGCTCAaaagtgagattttaaaatacaagagaaatctggttttcatctttgaaatcaagtgtaaaacgttcAAAAGATATCAagggaaaaaggagaattcaaaaaactccatttccttaagttttgaaaatttcagttttgatacaagatctttgaaaaatcgtatcttactcattacaagtccaaaattggaaaacttggtaccgttggaaacttatTCCAAAGTACttaaagttcctagaagacactttttccatgattccaaatggatgacATTCGAAATGTGGTTCAAAGTGGCTGTTTTGGACCATTA
Encoded proteins:
- the LOC113715862 gene encoding 1-aminocyclopropane-1-carboxylate oxidase homolog 1-like, producing the protein MVNHGIPTGVLDNLLRSTREFHEQPKEMRMEFYTRDCTRKVKYYSTGDLYQTKTAQWRDTLSCDFDDTSKIDLGSFPEICRNEIGDYLNRLHGLKNLLAELLSEALGLSSNHLASLECFDIQRLLCHYYPPCPEPDLTIGIMKHSDPYILTILLQDNIGGLQILHKNQWVDVTPVQGSLLVNAGDLLQLITNDHFKSVEHRVVATRAGPRISAACFIYPRNKNQSKPYGPVKELLSDKNPQKYRETSFLDYIHYFGSKGLDGVKALPHFQLISANE